A genome region from Vespa velutina chromosome 18, iVesVel2.1, whole genome shotgun sequence includes the following:
- the LOC124955564 gene encoding uncharacterized protein LOC124955564, translating into MTTAIKKSNVKSNYKADVNYSLQVNRWLLKPIGIWPYPATASTSTKAFSFILFLICIGILIFSIISCILNIIFEEEDPQVKLKTIAPLSYWLLSSVRYCTLLIRANDIRRCVDRIEVDWRMIKKIEERETMLRCVKTGRFIVCFSAAFMHGGIFAFNILKGITPVIEIIDNVSVSIYRLPYPFYNKIWDTNFTLAHQVILLLQFVVTFIVNSVSVGAVAIAAMFVMHACGQLDIMRLWLESLVDDVNDKYDLTQRRIGVIVVHHLRILNFVTWIEKTLSFICLVEIFGSVFNMCFLGYYCIKCSVIGIKAYLINWYNLPGKSPLGIALIILRSSRVTTLTAGKMIPLCMSTFSNVVQTAFAYLNILRKRELTTRNIPIKVCFRTIRIMLNDSTLSETLISFSKFAKQDWSYSIQLNRWFLKPIGAWPLSLSVTFLEKVISICLMTISSFLIGFLLVPCALCTFLDREGDLDAKIKMIGPLSFCVMAAVKYYILTSRGKTIARCIQRICVDWERASYYYKDRKIVVENAEFGRFLVISCAIFMYGGGFFYCTVMPLCAIRTEIIDNKTIRAPSFPIYRKLIDPRTTPYIEIVQFLQSLAGYVIYSVTISACSLAAVFVMHTCGQLQILMSKLDDLVVGERQTNDLDSSDKRMGDIVKYHLRIFDFISWIEELFNEICFVELVGCTLNICFLGYYLMTEWERNETVGTLTYCTLLVSLIFNIFILCYIGELLAEQCKNVGKTSYMMDWYRLPKKKALDLTLVIAVSNAPLKLTAGKLFELSLASFCSVSNIKQSMFFHFSFIVILTFQVIKSASAYLNLLRTLTN; encoded by the exons ATGACGACTGCCATCAAGAAAAGCAACGTAAAGAGCAATTATAAGGCTGACGTTAATTACAGTCTTCAAGTAAATCGTTGGCTTTTAAAACCAATTGGTATTTGGCCGTATCCAGCGACAGCTTCAACGTCAACGAaagctttctcttttattttatttttaatatgcattggaattttgatattttcgataatatccTGTATACTGAATATCATATTTGAGGAGGAAGATCCACAAGTCAAATTGAAGACGATAGCTCCGCTCAGTTattggttattatcgtcagtAAGATATTGTACCCTTCTGATTCGAGCTAATGATATACGTCGATGCGTAGATCGCATAGAAGTTGATTGGCGAATGATCAAGAAGATCGAGGAACGCGAAACAATGCTGAGATGTGTGAAAACTGGCCGATTCATTGTTTGTTTCAGTGCAGCTTTCATGCATGGTGGAATTTTTGCTTTTAACATTCTCAAAGGAATTACACCGGTAATCGAGATCATTGATAACGTCAGTGTCTCAATCTATCGATTACCTTATCCGTTTTATAACAAGATTTGGGATACGAATTTCACTCTAGCTCATCAAGTTATCCTTCTGTTACAATTCGTGGTGACGTTCATCGTTAATTCCGTAAGCGTTGGAGCCGTCGCGATTGCAGCTATGTTCGTTATGCACGCTTGCGGTCAGCTCGATATTATGAGATTATGGTTGGAATCTCTTGTCgacgatgttaacgataaatacgatttgACGCAACGGAGAATAGGGGTCATCGTCGTTCATCATTTACGCATTCTCAA tttTGTAACTTGGATAGAGAAAACCCTCAGTTTCATATGCCTCGTGGAAATATTTGGTTCCGTATTCAATATGTGTTTCCTAggatattattgtataaaa tgCAGCGTCATTGGTATAAAAGCTTACCTGATTAATTGGTACAATCTACCTGGAAAATCACCCCTTGGTATAGctctaataattttaagatCCTCTCGAGTAACTACTCTCACTGCTGGAAAAATGATTCCGTTATGTATGTCCACATTTAGCAAC GTCGTCCAGACGGCATTTgcatatttgaatatattacgTAAG CGCGAATTGACTACGCGAAACATTCCCATAAAAGT TTGTTTCCGTACGATTCGCATCATGTTAAACGACAGCACGCTATCTGAAACATTAATATCATTCTCAAAGTTCGCTAAACAGGATTGGAGTTATAGCATTCAGTTAAATCGTTGGTTCTTAAAACCGATTGGAGCCTGGCCTCTCTCGTTAAGCGTTACTTTTCTAGAAAAAGTGATTTCCATCTGTTTGATGACTATCAGTAGCTTTTTGATAGGATTCCTGCTCGTACCATGTGCTCTATGCACGTTCCTTGATCGAGAGGGTGATCTCGACGCAAAAATCAAGATGATAGGTCCTTTGAGTTTCTGCGTTATGGCGGCCGTCAAATATTACATCCTGACATCCCGAGGAAAAACTATAGCAAGATGTATCCAACGTATTTGTGTAGATTGGGAACGTGCCTCGTATTATTACAAAGATCGTAAGATCGTCGTCGAGAATGCAGAGTTTGGTCGATTTTTGGTCATTTCCTGTGCAATCTTCATGTACGGCGGTGGTTTCTTTTATTGCACCGTGATGCCACTCTGTGCCATAAGAACCGAGATCATCGATAACAAAACCATAAGAGCACCATCTTTCCCGATTTATCGAAAGCTTATAGATCCACGGACCACTCCATATATCGAGATAGTTCAATTTCTGCAGTCTTTAGCTGGCTACGTAATCTATTCCGTTACGATAAGCGCATGCAGTCTAGCTGCAGTTTTTGTCATGCACACTTGCGGACAGCTTCAAATACTGATGTCTAAATTGGACGATCTCGTTGTTGGCGAGAGACAAACAAATGATCTTGATTCCTCGGACAAACGGATGGGAGACATCGTAAAGTATCATTTGCGAATATTCGA TTTTATATCTTGGATCGAAGAGCTCTTCAATGAGATATGTTTTGTAGAATTAGTGGGatgtacattaaatatatgttttttggGATATTACCTTATGACG GAATGGGAACGTAACGAAACAGTAGGAACATTGACGTATTGTACCTTGCTTGtgtctttaatttttaacatatttatactGTGCTACATTGGAGAGCTTCTTGCTGAACAG TGTAAAAATGTCGGTAAAACTTCCTACATGATGGATTGGTATCgtttaccaaaaaaaaaagcactcGATCTTACACTCGTAATTGCTGTTTCAAACGCTCCTTTAAAGCTGACAGctggaaaattatttgaattgtcTTTGGCTAGTTTTTGTAGCGTAAGTAACATTAAACAGTCAATGttctttcacttttcatttattgttatattaacgTTTCAGGTAATCAAATCAGCCTCAGCATATTTGAACTTGTTACGTACTCTcactaattaa
- the LOC124955333 gene encoding uncharacterized protein LOC124955333 — translation MGKLTNSSKRNEVNVTYVNDNEYSIRLIRWLLTLIGAWQSSATKTSIEKLHSIILIILSFSLICFTFVPCTLYAFLEERNLQARMEALGQVSYWLMGAIKYSYILFHRGNVRRCFDHIERDWRMVKRSKDRDIMLAHANSARYFILVCTGFTIGGVLIYNLVKGMTLVPVSIENLTVYLHPLPCPCYSKVADTRYNPAYDIVYGLQLFSGVITSSIFVCACSLAAVFIMHACGQLTMTMAWMKDSFSIPSIESTNYQLSDIVGLHVRALSFIEYIENVINRICLVELLGSTLNMCLLGYFCITEWENNDTKITIGYFLVFISMMFNIFVFCFLSEKLSHQCMQVGDVAYACDWQLLPDCTARGFILIILRSNSVVRLTAGKFMQISIITFGDVSN, via the exons ATGGGTAAATTGACGAACTCgtcgaagagaaacgaagtcAATGTTACTTACGTTAACGACAACGAATATAGTATTCGGCTGATACGTTGGTTATTGACATTAATTGGTGCTTGGCAATCATCTGCGACAAAGActtcaattgaaaaattacattctataattttgatcattctttctttttctttaatatgcTTTACTTTTGTACCGTGTACTTTGTACGCTTTCCTCGAGGAAAGAAACTTGCAAGCGAGAATGGAGGCTCTCGGTCAAGTGAGTTATTGGCTCATGGGTGCCATCAAGTACAGTTACATCTTGTTTCATCGAGGAAACGTGCGTCGGTGTTTTGATCACATCGAAAGAGATTGGCGTATGGTTAAAAGATCGAAAGATCGTGACATCATGTTGGCTCATGCCAATAGTGCTCGTTATTTTATCCTCGTTTGTACGGGTTTTACTATTGGCGGCGTTTTGATTTATAATCTGGTCAAAGGAATGACACTTGTTCCTGTTTCCATAGAAAATCTTACGGTCTACTTGCATCCGTTACCTTGTCCTTGCTATAGCAAAGTAGCGGACACGAGATATAATCCGGCTTACGATATCGTATATGGACTCCAACTGTTCTCCGGTGTTATCACCAGCTCCATCTTCGTATGCGCTTGCAGTCTCGCTGCGGTCTTTATTATGCACGCCTGTGGTCAACTGACGATGACGATGGCATGGATGAAAGATTCCTTCTCAATTCCTTCGATCGAATCTACGAATTATCAACTTTCAGACATTGTCGGACTCCACGTGCGCGCTTTGAG ttttatagaatatatagagAACGTGATTAATCGCATATGTCTCGTCGAACTTTTGGGTAGCACATTAAATATGTGTTTGCTGGGATATTTTTGTATCACG GAGTGGGAGAACAACGATACGAAAATTACCATAGGATACTTTCTTGTATTTATCTCCATGATGTtcaatattttcgtattttgttttcttagcGAGAAACTCTCACATCAG TGCATGCAAGTAGGTGACGTCGCTTACGCATGCGATTGGCAACTTCTTCCTGATTGCACAGCACGcggatttattttaataatacttagATCCAATTCTGTGGTACGATTAACTGCCGGAAAATTCATGCAAATCTCTATTATCACTTTCGGCGATGtgagtaattaa